In the Syntrophales bacterium genome, ACCTGCAGGGAACCCCGGGGTTGACGAAGAATGTCCTTTTTCTCGCCCTCGTGGCGGTTTTACAGGTGGCCCTCCTCAAAGCAGGCATCTTTGTATGCGAAGCCGTGGACCTTTCCTTCCCCGGTCTCAATAATCCTTTTGTGTTCGCCATCCCCTTCGCGGCAGGAGCCATGCTTGTTTCCGTTCTGCTCGGCAGTCGTGAAGCGGGCCTTACCTTTGCCGTATTTCTCTCTTTCCTGACCACGTTCCTTTTTCAGGACAAGGCGGCCTTTTTCATATACTCCTTCAGCGGTTCCGTAGCGGCCTCCTACGCTATCGTGCACTGCAAAAAACGGTCGGATTTTTTTAAAACGGGACTTCTCGTGGGAGCAGTCAATGTTCTCGTGGCCCTGGGTCTTATCATGCTTTCCGGAACCCTTCTTATTCCGAAAACAGCGGTGACGCTTGTCATGGCACTGTCGGGCGGCCTGATCGCCGGCATTGTCGTATCAGGGACTGTACCGCTTTTCGAATATCTCTTCGGGTACACCACGGACATCAGACTGCTGGAGCTGGCAAACCTGAACCAGCCGATTTTTCAGGATATGATCATGACGGCTCCGGGAACCTATCACCACGCCATCATTGTGGCATCTATGGTGGAGGCGGCGGCTGAAGAAATCGGGGCGAACTCACTGCTGGCGAAGGTGGGTGCCTACTATCACGATATCGGAAAGATGAAAAAACCGCTTTACTACGTTGAAAACCAGCAGAACTGGGAAAACAAACACGACAAACTGAAACCGTCCATGAGTTCCCGCGTCATCATCTCTCACGTGAAAGACGGCTGTGACATGGCGAACGCCTTAAAGCTGGGGGAAGAGTTGCGCGATATCATACGACAGCATCACGGGACACGCCTGGCCGCCTTTTTCTACGAAAAGGCAAAAAAAGAACGGGACCCTTCACAACCCCCGATTCTGGAAAGCGATTTCCGTTATCCCGGACCGAAGCCGCAGTCCAAGGAGGCCGCGCTTGTCTTGCTGGCCGATATAGTGGAAGCCTCGTCGAGAATATTGAAGAACCCGACCCCTTCCCGTATACGGACCCTTGTTGACGCGCGAATACGGGAAACCGTCGACGACAACCAACTCGATGAATCAAGCCTGACATTCAGCGACCTGAACAAAATAGCCGAAAGCTACGCCAGGATTCTCATCGGCATTTTTCACCACAGGATAGAGTACAGTGAATCCGATGGGAAGGAAGTGCCCCATGTCAAGAAAAACGGAAGCCCTCGTAGAAAATCACCAGCAAAAAGTCCCCCTAAAGCTTCAGTCGATAAAACAGTCGCTCTGCCGCCTGCTGGAACATCTTGACCACGAAGGCCACCAGGTGTCTCTGACACTGGTCGACGACGAAGAGATCCGCTCCATAAACAGGCGCTACCTCGGCCGGGACCATCCAACCAACGTGATTGCCTTTTCCCTGCGTGAGGGTGATTTCGGTGACATTCATCCCCATCTCCTGGGCGATATCATCGTATCGGCTGAAACAGCTCAACGAGACGCGCTGGCGGGAGACCTGCCGCAGGACGACATGATTCTCTTCCTGATTATTCACGGATTGCTGCACCTGCTGGGATATGACCACGAAGGCCCTTCAGAGGAAGCGGCCCGTATGCTGGACAAGGAGAACGAGCTTTTTTTCGCTCTGAAAGGCTATGAACTGGAGCGGGGATAACGGTCTTCCGGTACTTTTACAAAGCCGTCCTCTATCAGTCGTGCCTGATAATCAGCATCTGCCCCGGGTAGATGGTTACATCCGCCGGCAGGTCATTGCAGGACAGCAGTTCATGCAGACTGATGTTGAACTTTTTCGCTATGGTGTAAGGACTGTCCCCGCTCTGTACGATATAGTTCATACCGGAAGCACCGTCATGTTGTCCCTTCGCGGGTACCTTCAGGACCTGGCCCACGGTAATCAGGTTGCTTGTAAGATTGTTGCTTTCCCTGATGTGTGTAACAGTCGTACCGAACCTGCGGGCCAGGTTGAAGAGAGAATCCCCCTTCTTGACCGTATAGGATGTTGTTCCGGCGGGGACCGAACCGCCCTGAGCGGCTTCTTTTGCCCCCGCGCCCGGTATGGTCAGCCACTGTCCCTCCCGGATGAGGTGGGTTCGGGTGATGTTGTTTCCCCGGGCAATGGAGTCCACGGAACTTCCGTAGCGGGCGGCGATGGTCGACAGGGATTCGCCTCGACTGACCCTGTGCCGGACGGGCGCCGCGGAGACGGACGACGTCGCGGCCTGTGCTCCTCCGGCCACGGGAATCCGCAACCACTGACCCACACGTATGATATGCCCCTGGGAAATACTGTTGGTGCGGGCGATGGCAGCGACTGAACTCCGGTATCGAGCCGCAATAGAGGACAGTGATTCTCCACGGCGAACCTGGTGCCTGATCACGGAAGCTGTCTGGGCCACCGAGGCCGAAGCCCGGGGAATATCCTCAAGGCCTGCGCGAAGAACCTCGCCCTGCCCTCGGGGAACTCTGAATTCATAACTCCCCGCGGGCGTCATTTTGAGGCGCAGTTCGGCATTGAGAAGCTCAAGTTCGGTTTCCGAGGCATTTATGTGCTTTGCAATGTCCGACAACAGCATGTTTTTTGAGGTGATCACTGTCTCATGCAGCCGGGGTTCGTCGAGCGATTCATTTTCGAGGTCGAAGCCGTACCTCTCGGGATCGCTGATGATGCGGAGCGTGGCGAGAAAACGGGGCACGTAGCGTTTGGTCTCACCAGGAAGCATCTGGTAGAGATCCCAGAAATTGTCGAGGTAATTGATCTGCTGCCCTGAAATAACCCGCAGAACCCGTCCCTCTCCGCAGTTGTAAGCCGCCAGAACGGTGTGCCAGTCGCCGAATATTCCGTGAAGCTCCTCCAGGTAGGCGATGGCCGCACAGGTTGACCGCTCGGGATTCATCCGTTCATCCACGAACTGATCCCGCTTCAAGCCGAACTTATAGCCCGTGGAGGGGATGAACTGCCAGAGTCCGAGGGCACGGGCCGAAGAAAAGGCTTTTACGCTGAAGCCGCTTTCCACGAGGGGAAGCCAGGAAAGCTCTTCCGGAAGCCCCGCTTCTTTCAGATATTCAACAATCATGGGTCGATAGGCACCGGACCGCCGATAGGATTGAAGGAAAAAGTTCCGCTCCTGGTTCTGAAATCTCCGGATTTCCTGTTCCACCTCGTCCGCTGTCGAAAGGGGAATTTCGCTCTGCCGGCCGACAGCCACGGTACCCCGTGACGCGTATATTTCGATGATCCGTTTGGCGATGAGAAACCGCAAATCATCTCTCTGCCAGGTTATATCCGGGTCATCGTTGATACCCAGTGTCAGGGAATAGGCCTGGTCGAGGATGTTCAGGGCCGAGTCCAACTCACCCCGTTCCCAGAATTCCTGTGACTGGTTGAGAAGAAGCAGAGCCTCGTCAATGCACTCCTGAGCCGGAGATCTTCGCTGGTCGGAAGACTCATCAGCGCCGATATCGCCGGCATCCCCCCGAACAGTGCTGTACGAAGAAGAAAGGCCGGCCCGACTCCGGGGCGACGGCTTCTGGAGGCGGACGGCTTTTGTCGTTTCCTCTCCGTCCCGGTCCTGTCCGGAATGCCGTTCATAACCACCGGGTAAACCGGCACAGGACGTCAGGACAACGAGTACAAAAACGGCCAGACAGACCAGCCTGTAGGCATGCCGCATGCGGTGAGATCCCCATCTTGTACGTTAAATTTTTGTTCCTGTAACGTCTTTTTACCTATATTGCAATGAAAAACCGCGCCATTGTTCCATCCCGGATACAGACGGAGCGCGGTTATCAGGGTTGAACCACCGCCTGGCTTGCAAGGTAGGCTTCTATGAATTCATTGATGGAGCCATCGAGCACACTGTCCACGTCACCCACTTCCATGTTCGTGCGATGGTCTTTTACCATGCGGTAGGGGTGCACTACATAGGATCGTATCTGGCTTCCCCAGGAGATGTCTTTTTTCGACCTGTTCACCTCTTCATTTTTTTCGTTCTGCTCCTGCCGTTGCAGATCATAGAGCCGGGACGCCAGTATCTTCATGGCCGTAGACTTGTTCTTGTGTTGAGAACGCTCGTTCTGGCACTGGACGACGATCCCCGTGGGAAGATGGGTAATGCGCACCGCCGAGTCGGTTTTGTTGACATGCTGTCCTCCCGCGCCGCTTGACCTGTAGGTGTCAATCCGCAGATCGTTCTCATCGATCTCGATGTCATTGTCTTCCTCGAGCTCGGGGTAGACGAATACGGAAGCAAAAGAGGTGTGTCGACGCCTGCCGGTGTCGAAGGGGGATATGCGAACGAGCCGGTGAATTCCCGCCTCGGCCCGGGCATATCCGAAAGCATAGGGACCTTCGAGAGTCAGGGTGGCACTTTTGATGCCGGCTTCATCGCCGGGCTGAAAGTCGACGATGAGCGTTCTGTAGCCCCTGCCTTCCGCCCATCGAAGATACATGCGCAGGAGCATTTCAGCCCAGTCCTGGGCCTCTGTCCCTCCCGCTCCGGCATGAATGGTCATGATGGCATTCCCGCCGTCATGCTCGCCGGTCATCATGAGCGTCAGTTCCTCTTTACGAACCAGCTCTTCCAGACCTCGAATGTCGTTTCGAATGTCCCTGAGAGTTATTTCATCGTCCTCTTCGCGGGCCATTTCAAACAAGTCTGCCAGTTCGTCTACAGACGTGTTCAGGCTGTTCCAGGTGAAAATGACGTCCTCAAGCCTGCGTTTTTCCTGTAGAACCCGCTTGGCCCGTTCCTGCTCATTCCAAAAGTCTTCCTTTATCAAAAGTGACTCAAGTTCTTTTGTTCGAAGTGTAATTTTTTCAAGGTCAAAGGCAGCTCCTGAGATTATTTACGCGTTTTTTCAGGTCTTCAACAGATTCCTTGATGTCCTCGATCATGATCGTCTCCTTCTGTACAGCAACACTACACAGGACATGACAATTGAGCACAGGGCAAACACGTCTCCGTGCCGTGTGTAAAACGTTTGCAGGGATAGTGCCTGCAGGGTTCCCGTCAGCAGGGCCGGCTCGAACAGGTCGGTCTTTCCGGTCACCCGGCCAAGGGGATCAACGAGGGCGCTGATTCCCGTGTTGGCGGCCCTCGCGATGGAACGACGGTTCTCCACGGCCCGCAGGGTCAGCATCGACATGTGCTGATGAGGCGCCGAGGTACGTCCGTACCACCCGTCGTTGGTTAAGTTGACGAGGTAGTCGGCACCCCTGAGCGTGTAGATCCTGCTGATCTCAGGGAATATACCTTCATAACATATTAAGACGCCTACCGCCATACCATTCAATTTCAGGGGGTCGATGCCCCGGCCGGGAATGAAATCAGCGAACCCTTCCACCAGTTTGTCGACAAAGAAGAATATCCGCCTCAGAGGAACATATTCACCGAAAGGAACCAGATGGGTCTTGTCGTAGCGCCCCAGCATGGTCCCCTCGGGAGACAACAGCCAGGCACTGTTCAAGAGGGACTGCTTTCCGTTCACAGTGGTATAGCTCGGACTTCCGAAAAGAAGAAACGCCCCCGTTTCCCGGGCCAGGGCCACTATGGCCCGATGATTGTCGTCGACATCCTGAAAAAACAGAGGGGCCGCCGTTTCGGGCCACAGAATAAATTCGGCACCGCGCCGGGAAGCCTGCCGGGAGAATTCTCCATAGATATTGATGGTTCTGTCCCGGTATGCGTCGTCCCACTTGACCGCCTGCTCGATGTTGCCCTGTATCAAACCCAGCGATATCGTATCCGCGCGGGCGCATTCCCGCTCGACGGCGTCCGTTCGATAGAAGCCGTAGAAAAGAATGGCGGCCACGATGCCGGTAACAGCCGTCGCCACAAGGACTTTTCTTTTCAACGTCCCGACTTTGAGGATTTCATACATCGCGGCATTCACAAGGATCACAAGAAAGGAGATACCGAATACCCCAGTGATATCGGCAATCTGTATAAGATAAATGTGGGCGTGAAGCGCGTACCCCAGGTTTTCCCAGGGAAATCCCGTAAAAAGATGAGACTTCAGGTACTCCAAGGCCGTCCAGAGCGGCGGCGCCGCCACGATCAGG is a window encoding:
- the prfB gene encoding peptide chain release factor 2 (programmed frameshift), which encodes MIEDIKESVEDLKKRVNNLRSCLDLEKITLRTKELESLLIKEDFWNEQERAKRVLQEKRRLEDVIFTWNSLNTSVDELADLFEMAREEDDEITLRDIRNDIRGLEELVRKEELTLMMTGEHDGGNAIMTIHAGAGGTEAQDWAEMLLRMYLRWAEGRGYRTLIVDFQPGDEAGIKSATLTLEGPYAFGYARAEAGIHRLVRISPFDTGRRRHTSFASVFVYPELEEDNDIEIDENDLRIDTYRSSGAGGQHVNKTDSAVRITHLPTGIVVQCQNERSQHKNKSTAMKILASRLYDLQRQEQNEKNEEVNRSKKDISWGSQIRSYVVHPYRMVKDHRTNMEVGDVDSVLDGSINEFIEAYLASQAVVQP
- a CDS encoding HDIG domain-containing protein, which produces MVSVPWKKQKNPNAKTSPFWPAASMPFFPDNGKLVMTGILVAACLFFGWALSPHPSQRIPSYSVGSIAAKDIKADRDLLVQDTAATEQKRQEASRETPAVYEYDSELPRLIASALRETFIAAAELSPGPADENEESTTGPPCPEALRNLFVSRLGVSPSDMDLAVLSEQAFDLRVADAVALLVRSLYDNRLISEETPSYGDTPNTAVLIYDAASDGEFTAIDPVEINTLEEARYFMSTAGFDMLQEEDTALRNASVALAEKIIRPNLVYSRSATEQKRKQIVDDVKPAFYKVQKNEMIVREGQKITGSDVDKLRAFSAMRDGHPLGRLSIFMGTVLLIAILALALFRLSIQHLQGTPGLTKNVLFLALVAVLQVALLKAGIFVCEAVDLSFPGLNNPFVFAIPFAAGAMLVSVLLGSREAGLTFAVFLSFLTTFLFQDKAAFFIYSFSGSVAASYAIVHCKKRSDFFKTGLLVGAVNVLVALGLIMLSGTLLIPKTAVTLVMALSGGLIAGIVVSGTVPLFEYLFGYTTDIRLLELANLNQPIFQDMIMTAPGTYHHAIIVASMVEAAAEEIGANSLLAKVGAYYHDIGKMKKPLYYVENQQNWENKHDKLKPSMSSRVIISHVKDGCDMANALKLGEELRDIIRQHHGTRLAAFFYEKAKKERDPSQPPILESDFRYPGPKPQSKEAALVLLADIVEASSRILKNPTPSRIRTLVDARIRETVDDNQLDESSLTFSDLNKIAESYARILIGIFHHRIEYSESDGKEVPHVKKNGSPRRKSPAKSPPKASVDKTVALPPAGTS
- the ybeY gene encoding rRNA maturation RNase YbeY encodes the protein MSRKTEALVENHQQKVPLKLQSIKQSLCRLLEHLDHEGHQVSLTLVDDEEIRSINRRYLGRDHPTNVIAFSLREGDFGDIHPHLLGDIIVSAETAQRDALAGDLPQDDMILFLIIHGLLHLLGYDHEGPSEEAARMLDKENELFFALKGYELERG
- a CDS encoding LysM peptidoglycan-binding domain-containing protein, whose translation is MRHAYRLVCLAVFVLVVLTSCAGLPGGYERHSGQDRDGEETTKAVRLQKPSPRSRAGLSSSYSTVRGDAGDIGADESSDQRRSPAQECIDEALLLLNQSQEFWERGELDSALNILDQAYSLTLGINDDPDITWQRDDLRFLIAKRIIEIYASRGTVAVGRQSEIPLSTADEVEQEIRRFQNQERNFFLQSYRRSGAYRPMIVEYLKEAGLPEELSWLPLVESGFSVKAFSSARALGLWQFIPSTGYKFGLKRDQFVDERMNPERSTCAAIAYLEELHGIFGDWHTVLAAYNCGEGRVLRVISGQQINYLDNFWDLYQMLPGETKRYVPRFLATLRIISDPERYGFDLENESLDEPRLHETVITSKNMLLSDIAKHINASETELELLNAELRLKMTPAGSYEFRVPRGQGEVLRAGLEDIPRASASVAQTASVIRHQVRRGESLSSIAARYRSSVAAIARTNSISQGHIIRVGQWLRIPVAGGAQAATSSVSAAPVRHRVSRGESLSTIAARYGSSVDSIARGNNITRTHLIREGQWLTIPGAGAKEAAQGGSVPAGTTSYTVKKGDSLFNLARRFGTTVTHIRESNNLTSNLITVGQVLKVPAKGQHDGASGMNYIVQSGDSPYTIAKKFNISLHELLSCNDLPADVTIYPGQMLIIRHD
- the lnt gene encoding apolipoprotein N-acyltransferase encodes the protein MSGKTLLPALFSGVLLVLAFPKFNQDYLIWAAFVPLFFALRNARPAEAFRLGLVAGLIFNAGLIYWIVYVASYYGNLPLAFSTAVLALFSLYLAFYTAVFSFLATVANRRGIPLIVAAPPLWTALEYLKSHLFTGFPWENLGYALHAHIYLIQIADITGVFGISFLVILVNAAMYEILKVGTLKRKVLVATAVTGIVAAILFYGFYRTDAVERECARADTISLGLIQGNIEQAVKWDDAYRDRTINIYGEFSRQASRRGAEFILWPETAAPLFFQDVDDNHRAIVALARETGAFLLFGSPSYTTVNGKQSLLNSAWLLSPEGTMLGRYDKTHLVPFGEYVPLRRIFFFVDKLVEGFADFIPGRGIDPLKLNGMAVGVLICYEGIFPEISRIYTLRGADYLVNLTNDGWYGRTSAPHQHMSMLTLRAVENRRSIARAANTGISALVDPLGRVTGKTDLFEPALLTGTLQALSLQTFYTRHGDVFALCSIVMSCVVLLYRRRRS